A single region of the Carboxydothermus pertinax genome encodes:
- a CDS encoding CoB--CoM heterodisulfide reductase iron-sulfur subunit B family protein, whose product MKTGYYPGCSLHSTASEYNDSVLAVVKAINNEVKEIDDWNCCGATAGHSTAPELAIGLPLRNLMLAEKEGLEEVLVPCAACYNLFKTAQFEVSENPNHSQEVVYELEHQIGIKYQNKIKILNFIEYVLKPENIEKIKKLLKRPLTDLKIAAYYGCLLLRPHNVVGFDNPERPTKMEQLLEVLGATAVRWSAKSDCCGGSQALSKPNLVVKLVGNIITNARDNGAQLIVTACPLCQANLDGRQINWDSPEQNKELLPVLYISELIGYALGLPTEKWFAKHLVPPSLKD is encoded by the coding sequence ATGAAAACCGGATACTATCCTGGATGTTCACTCCATTCTACTGCTTCCGAGTATAATGATTCGGTATTAGCAGTAGTTAAAGCAATTAATAATGAAGTGAAAGAAATTGATGATTGGAATTGTTGTGGAGCTACCGCCGGCCACAGTACAGCTCCGGAACTAGCAATTGGCCTTCCATTAAGGAATTTAATGCTGGCCGAAAAAGAAGGTTTAGAGGAAGTATTGGTTCCCTGTGCTGCCTGCTATAATCTTTTTAAAACTGCTCAATTTGAAGTTTCAGAAAATCCAAATCATTCTCAAGAGGTAGTATATGAGCTTGAACACCAGATAGGTATTAAATATCAAAACAAAATAAAAATATTAAATTTTATTGAGTATGTTTTAAAGCCAGAAAATATTGAAAAAATTAAAAAGTTACTTAAAAGACCCTTAACCGATTTAAAGATAGCTGCTTATTATGGTTGTTTACTTTTACGTCCTCATAATGTTGTAGGCTTTGATAATCCTGAACGACCAACGAAAATGGAGCAGCTTTTAGAAGTCTTAGGGGCTACAGCGGTTCGCTGGAGTGCTAAAAGTGATTGTTGTGGTGGTAGTCAAGCCCTTTCAAAGCCTAATTTGGTGGTAAAGCTTGTGGGAAACATTATAACCAATGCTCGGGATAATGGTGCCCAGCTAATAGTAACCGCTTGTCCATTATGTCAGGCAAACTTGGATGGTCGGCAAATTAACTGGGATTCCCCAGAACAAAACAAAGAATTATTACCAGTCTTGTACATTTCCGAGCTTATTGGTTACGCCTTGGGTCTTCCAACAGAAAAGTGGTTTGCAAAACATCTTGTTCCCCCTTCGTTAAAAGATTAA